TAGTATTCTTCCAAGGCGAGCGTCCCGAGATCACCTACGCCGACCGCAAGGGCAAGTACCAAGGGCAGAAGGGGATCACCCTGCCCAAGCTCTGACGGGAAGGACGGGGTTCTTGCGGTAGACTATCCCGGATGAGAGTTGCGGCCGTCGCGGTTGTGCTGCTGCTGGTGGTGGGCGGGGTGGCGCTGCTCGTTTCCCGGGGTACGACCGGGGGAATCGGCATGAGGGCGGCCACCAGCGGTTCGGCTTCTCTCCAGCCTTCCGCCGCCCCGCAAGGAGAATCTGGAATGGAAACCTTACCTTACCTGTCCCAAACCCCCGTGCGCCAGTTCGCCAAGCCCGAGGATGTCTTGCGGCCAGGCCTGGACTACTACGCCGTGTTTGAGACCACCAAGGGCAAGTTCACCGTAGATCTTTACGAAGAGCAAGCCCCCAAGACGGTCAACTCTTTCGTCTTTCTGGCCCTCCACCACTACTTCGACGGCCTCGTCTGGCACCGGGTGATCCCCGGCTTCGTGGCCCAGAGCGGCGATCCCACCGGCACCGGGACGGGTGGACCGGGGTACCGCTTTGGCCTCGAGGTCACCCCCAGCCTCAACTACGACAAGGAGGGCGTATTGGGCATGGCCCGCACCTTCGACCCCAATTCCAACGGCAGCCAGTTCTTCATCACCTACGGCCCCACCCCCAACCTCAACCAGCAGTACACCATCTTCGGCCAGGTTACCGAGGGCATGGACGTGGTGAAGCAACTCGCCCCCACCGAAGGGGTGGCCAACCCGGCTCGGGGCGAGGCACGGGATAAGATCCTGGCGGTAAAGATCCTGGCCAGGGCTAAATGAGCCCATGATCCCTGAGGGTACCCGCTACTACCTTCCCCCCGAGGCCCGGTTGCGGCGCGAGCTTGCCGAGCGGCTTACTGCGCTGTTCCATGGGTGGGGGTATGAGCTGGTGGAGCTTCCAGCGCTCGAGCTGTATGATCCCCGCCACGTGCTGGCCGAGCGCTCGTTTAAGCTGGTGGACAAGACCGGGGACGTGCTGGCGTTGCGCTCGGACTTCACCAGCGCCCTGGCCAACCTGGTCGAGGCCTTCCCGCCTGAACACCTCCCCGTGCGCTACCAGTACGCCGGGCAGGTCTGGTTGCGCGAGGCCGACGCCGAGCTGGGGCGGGTGCGCGAGTACACCCAGTTTGGGGTGGAGCTGGTAGGGGTCTCGAGCCCCCAGGCCGATGCGGAGGTTCTCGAGCTGGCCTGGGAGGCCCTGCGAGCCCTGGGCTTCGTGGGGGCCAAGATCGAAGTGGGGTTGCCTTCCTTGGTGCGGGATTTGCTGGAGTCTGTCGGTCTTGAGCCCTCCAAGACCGAGGCTTTGCGCCAGGTCATCCACCGCAAGAATATCCCTGAACTCGCTAGCCTGCTCGAGGCGTACCGCGTGGGCCACCTGGCGCCGTCTATTCTGGCCCTGCCCGATCTATACGGCGGGCGCGAGGTGTTGAGGGAGGCCCACAGGCTCAGCCTGAGCGAAAAGGCCAAAGCCGACCTCGATTGGCTCGAGGAGGTGCTGACCCTCCTCCCCCAGGTCCCGCTGCTTCTCGACCTGGGCCGGGCCCGGCGCCTAGACTACTACACCGGGATCAACTTCCAGGCTTACACCCAGGACTTCGGCCTGCCGCTCTTGGGCGGGGGGCGCTACGACGGAACCCTCCTGCCGCAGGCCTGTGGCTTTACCGTGGGGCTCGAGCGGGTCATGGAGGCCTTACGCTTGCCGAGCGAGGCCGGGGTGCCCCAGGTGCTGGCCGTGGACCGGGCCCTAGCCCGACAGCTCCGCGCCCAGGGGCAGCGGGTCGAGCTGGCCTGGACCGATGATCTCGCCGCACTGCGGCGCTACGCCCGCAGCCGGGGAATCCCCCTCATCGCGGTGGAGGGAAGGCTCGAGGAGATCCCGTGATCCGCGGACGCTATTCCCTGGTTCTGGCCCTGCCCAAAGGGCGCAACTTTGAAGACGGCTACGCGGCTTTGCAAAAAGCTGGCCTCGAGCTTCCCAAAGTCCAAGGCGAGCGCACCATGATCCACGGGCGGGAGGGTGGGATCGCCATTTTGGAGCTGCGCAACGCCGACGTGCCGCTCTACGTAGACTTGGGCATCGCCGATGCCGGGGTGGTGGGCAAGGACGTGCTCTTGGAGTCTGGACGGGACGTGTACGAGCCGGTGGACCTGCGCACCGGGGTTTGCCGCCTCTCGCTCATCCGCCATCCCGAAAGCACCGGCCCCATCCGCCGCATCGCCACCAAATACCCCAACTTCACCACCAGGGTGATGCGCGAGCGCGGCTGGGTAGCGGACGTGCTCGAGCTCTCGGGTAATGTCGAGCTCGCTGCGGTTACCGGCCTGGCCGATGCGGTGGTGGACGTGGTGCAGACCGGGGCCTCGATCCGGGCAGCCGGGCTCGAGGAGGTCGAGGTGCTGGCCTATTCCTCGGCCCGGCTCATCGTCAACCGCCAGGCCCTAAAGCTCAAGAGCGAACTGCTGCGCCCGCTGATCGCCAAGTTGCGGGAGCAGGTTTAGCGCTTCGCTCATCCTAAGCAGGCAGCGCCCCTCCTGAAGCGAGCTAAAAAGTCTCCTCCCTCACTTGGGCCACTCGAGGTGCGGGGATATGATGCCCTCCATGAGCTACCGCAGGCTGGGAAGAAGCGGTTTGTTTGTCTATCCGATCGCCCTCGGCACCATGCAGTTCGGCTGGACGGCGGACGAGGCCACGGCGCAGGAGGTCATGGACGCCTTCGTGGAGATGGGCGGCACCCTAATCGACACCGCCGATATCTACACCAACTGGGCCGCGGGCAATCCCGGCGGGGTCTCGGAGGAGATCATCG
This portion of the Meiothermus sp. Pnk-1 genome encodes:
- a CDS encoding peptidylprolyl isomerase; translation: MRAATSGSASLQPSAAPQGESGMETLPYLSQTPVRQFAKPEDVLRPGLDYYAVFETTKGKFTVDLYEEQAPKTVNSFVFLALHHYFDGLVWHRVIPGFVAQSGDPTGTGTGGPGYRFGLEVTPSLNYDKEGVLGMARTFDPNSNGSQFFITYGPTPNLNQQYTIFGQVTEGMDVVKQLAPTEGVANPARGEARDKILAVKILARAK
- a CDS encoding ATP phosphoribosyltransferase regulatory subunit, whose amino-acid sequence is MIPEGTRYYLPPEARLRRELAERLTALFHGWGYELVELPALELYDPRHVLAERSFKLVDKTGDVLALRSDFTSALANLVEAFPPEHLPVRYQYAGQVWLREADAELGRVREYTQFGVELVGVSSPQADAEVLELAWEALRALGFVGAKIEVGLPSLVRDLLESVGLEPSKTEALRQVIHRKNIPELASLLEAYRVGHLAPSILALPDLYGGREVLREAHRLSLSEKAKADLDWLEEVLTLLPQVPLLLDLGRARRLDYYTGINFQAYTQDFGLPLLGGGRYDGTLLPQACGFTVGLERVMEALRLPSEAGVPQVLAVDRALARQLRAQGQRVELAWTDDLAALRRYARSRGIPLIAVEGRLEEIP
- the hisG gene encoding ATP phosphoribosyltransferase; the protein is MIRGRYSLVLALPKGRNFEDGYAALQKAGLELPKVQGERTMIHGREGGIAILELRNADVPLYVDLGIADAGVVGKDVLLESGRDVYEPVDLRTGVCRLSLIRHPESTGPIRRIATKYPNFTTRVMRERGWVADVLELSGNVELAAVTGLADAVVDVVQTGASIRAAGLEEVEVLAYSSARLIVNRQALKLKSELLRPLIAKLREQV